The following proteins are encoded in a genomic region of Glycine max cultivar Williams 82 chromosome 18, Glycine_max_v4.0, whole genome shotgun sequence:
- the LOC100779518 gene encoding polygalacturonase 1 beta-like protein 3 yields the protein MHNMSTLVFFILLSTLLSVCYGGRDLVDKNPFTEQAYVARYWDKHVGNNLPKPSFLLSKASPMSASDTASFANLAATNSLSTRLPEFCSAAHLLCFPEVRPSLEKHTGDSDFQTYNDGQNFTNYGTDFAGGLDTFKNYSNDLFSTPVNDFRRYSRGAAGHEERFSAYAGDTNVADQSFSTYGTNAGGGSGEFKNYSRNSNVPDLRFTTYSDSTGGRTQSFSSYSEDGNAGGQTFQSYGKNSAGAANDFAAYGTDSNVASSDFTNYGKGGAGPNDTFTNYGVNMNNPTETFQSYADGTVGGTQSFSNYRDQANVGADSFQSYAKNTLGSEADFKNYGNSFNPGSDTFKGYAKGAEDNKVGFTTYSANTNATFKDYAKHGVSFASYNVSSESKTVSSSVVKRWVEPGKFFRETMLKEGTVMPMPDIRDKMPKRSFLPRAILTKLPFSSAKVDELKRVFKVSENSSMDKMIMDSLGECERAPSVGETKRCVASVEDMIDFSTSVLGRNVAVWTTENVKGSNKNVMVGRVKGMNGGKVTKSVSCHQSLFPYLLYYCHSVPKVRVYEADLLDPESKAKINHGVAICHLDTTAWSPTHGAFLALGSGPGRIEVCHWIFENDLTWTIAD from the exons ATGCACAACATGAGCACTCTCGTTTTCTTTATCCTTCTTTCAACGCTACTAAGT GTTTGTTACGGTGGTCGCGACTTAGTAGATAAAAACCCGTTCACCGAGCAGGCTTACGTGGCACGCTACTGGGACAAACATGTTGGCAACAACTTGCCAAAGCCATCGTTTCTTCTCTCCAAAGCCTCTCCAATGAGCGCTTCCGACACGGCGTCGTTCGCGAACCTCGCCGCCACCAACTCCCTCTCCACGCGGCTGCCGGAGTTCTGCTCCGCGgcgcacctcctctgcttcccGGAGGTCCGGCCCAGCCTCGAGAAACACACCGGAGACTCCGATTTCCAGACCTACAACGACGGCCAGAACTTCACCAACTACGGCACCGACTTCGCCGGCGGCCTCGACACCTTCAAGAACTACTCCAACGACCTCTTCAGCACTCCGGTGAACGACTTCCGCCGCTACAGCCGCGGCGCCGCCGGCCACGAGGAAAGATTTTCCGCCTACGCCGGCGACACCAACGTCGCCGACCAGAGCTTCAGCACCTACGGCACCAACGCCGGCGGCGGCTCCGGCGAGTTCAAAAACTACTCCCGCAACTCCAACGTCCCCGACCTACGCTTCACCACCTACTCCGACAGCACCGGCGGGAGAACGCAATCGTTCTCCAGCTACAGCGAAGACGGCAACGCCGGCGGCCAGACCTTCCAATCCTACGGAAAGAACTCCGCCGGCGCGGCGAACGACTTCGCCGCCTACGGCACAGACTCCAACGTCGCCTCTTCAGATTTCACGAACTACGGAAAGGGAGGTGCGGGCCCCAACGACACGTTCACGAATTACGGCGTTAACATGAACAACCCTACGGAGACGTTTCAGAGCTACGCAGACGGAACCGTTGGTGGAACGCAGAGTTTTTCCAACTACAGAGACCAAGCTAACGTAGGTGCTGACTCGTTCCAATCCTACGCTAAGAACACGTTAGGGTCCGAAGCGGATTTTAAAAACTACGGGAATTCGTTCAACCCTGGTTCGGACACTTTCAAAGGCTACGCTAAAGGCGCAGAAGATAACAAGGTTGGCTTCACAACCTACAGCGCTAACACAAACGCTACCTTTAAAGATTACGCCAAACACGGCGTTTCCTTTGCTAGTTACAACGTCTCTTCGGAATCTAAAACAGTCAGTAGCAGTGTGGTAAAAAGGTGGGTTGAACCGGGTAAGTTTTTTCGCGAGACCATGCTTAAGGAAGGCACTGTTATGCCCATGCCCGATATAAGGGATAAGATGCCGAAAAGGTCGTTTTTGCCCCGCGCTATTTTAACCAAATTGCCCTTCTCGTCTGCGAAGGTTGACGAGTTGAAGCGTGTGTTTAAGGTGTCTGAGAACTCATCAATGGACAAAATGATCATGGACTCGTTGGGAGAGTGCGAGAGGGCACCCAGCGTGGGTGAGACCAAACGCTGTGTGGCTTCCGTGGAGGACATGATTGACTTTTCAACCTCCGTTTTGGGCCGGAATGTGGCAGTTTGGACCACAGAGAATGTAAAAGGGTCCAATAAGAATGTGATGGTGGGTCGGGTTAAAGGGATGAATGGTGGGAAGGTGACAAAATCGGTGTCGTGCCACCAGAGCTTGTTCCCTTATTTGCTTTACTACTGCCACTCCGTTCCTAAGGTTCGGGTCTACGAAGCGGATCTTTTGGACCCCGAATCTAAGGCCAAGATTAACCACGGTGTTGCTATCTGCCACTTGGACACAACTGCGTGGAGCCCCACCCACGGTGCATTCTTGGCACTCGGGTCGGGTCCGGGTAGGATTGAAGTGTGTCACTGGATCTTCGAGAATGACTTGACATGGACTATTGCTGACTGA
- the LOC100791235 gene encoding dual-specificity RNA methyltransferase RlmN 2, which translates to MSDEDVERLIELVKGISCKINLISFNPHSGSFFKPTKYERMIEFRNTLAGAGLIVFLRLSRGDDQLASCGQLGKPGTIQAPLLRVPEQFQMAIGSST; encoded by the exons ATGAG TGATGAGGATGTAGAGAGGCTTATCGAGCTTGTGAAGGGAATTTCTTGCAAGATTAATCTAATCTCATTCAATCCGCACAGTGGATCATTCTTCAAACCAACCAAATATGAAAGGATGATTGAATTCCGAAATACATTGGCTGGGGCAGGATTGATAGTATTTTTAAGACTTAGTAGAGGTGATGATCAATTGGCTTCCTGTGGTCAATTGGGTAAGCCTGGCACCATTCAAGCTCCATTGCTTCGTGTACCAGAGCAATTCCAAATGGCAATTGGAAGTTCAACTTGA